GTCGTGGACTTTTACTTATGCAGGGAAATTATTTTTTGTATTTACGCATCATTTCGGCTAAATGAACTTCATGAGTAATGAATTCGTGGGTGCGGCAAACATAATCATGTTCACGACCTAATTTAGCGATGTAACCGTTGATGTAATCAACTTCAGTGGGCCGCCCTTTAGAGAAATCCTGGTACATCGATGGGTAATGCAATGGATTGCCTATGCGACTAACGTAATCCACGGAATCGATCTCTTCTTGGCGGGTGGAAATCATTTGAATGCCGGCACGTTCACAGGCGTCATAGGATTCATTCATCAACTGAGTGGCCATTTCTTTGGCGCCAGGGTATTCGATGAATTGGCCCATGGTCAGTTCGAACATCGTGCATAATGTATTAACAACGGCATTGAAAACGACTTTGGCCATTAGAGTACCCATAAAGTTGTCAGTGACGATCGGATTTAAGTTAGCGGCTTTAAAGTCCGCTTCAACGGCCTTGATCTGCGGATTGATCTCTTCGGTATAGTTAGCCATATGCATTTCACCAGCACCAGCTTCACCAATAAAGTCAACATCACCAGGGCCGTTTAAAACAGTGGCGATCATAGCTGTGCCACCGATTATTTTGTCATCAGCGAAGTACTGGCGAATTTTATCAATATGGCCCATACCGTTCATTGCTGAAAAGGCGATCTGTTGGTCATTGAAGAGAGGGGCACAACGTTTTAACACGTCAGCTAATTGCATCTGTTTAACGAAGATGATCCAGGCGTCAGGCTGGCCTTTGTATTCCTCTGGATAAAAAATATCAATTGGGACTAAATGACGATTCTCGTGGTTGCGGGCGGCATAGACACCACCTTGTTCACGTACTTTTTCCACGTTTGGTTGCCAAGCATCGATAAAATCAACTTTGACCCCTGCGTTTTCTTGTAATAATACCCCAAATCGATAGCCCATTGCACCGGCACCAATAATTCCATAATGCATAATAATCGTCCTCTCTGTTAATTAGATTAATTTTAAATGAAAAAAGCCCTAGAGAGTTTAAACTCTCCAGGGCGACTAGCGCGGTACCACCTGTATCATTCAACATCACTTACATGATATTGCTCAGTAAGCGTTTATTAAAAACGCTTATGCTTGATATTGGCAGCTAACCAGCACTCCTCATAAAGACTGCATGTTCAACGACTTTTGGCATTAGGTAAGGTATCTTCTCAGCAGCGATACTTTCTGGCAACATTACCTAACGCCGACTCCTCAATTGAATTCACATTTTATTTTCATTTATTTTTAATGATTATTAGTTTATCGGTTGAATTAAAGAATGTCAATTACTTTTTTGGAAATATCAGTCACGGCGCAATGATAATTCTCCCCAAATTGCAAGAACAAATTAGCCACACGATAAATCCTATTAAATCAGTATTTTCATTAATATTCATATTTTATGGACTTAACTTAACCGGCGGAAGCAGCGGAGAAAAGCTCTTTGGGTGTTTGATAGCCAGTTTGCCGGCGCGGTAAATTGTTTAGCTTTGACTCAACTGCTTGGATATCATGAGGACCCAAAATATCCATGGATAGACCCTTGGGTACATCGCGGCGGATCATTCGATTATGCGCTTCGTTAGTCCCACGCTCAGAGGAACGATATGGATGGGCATAATAAAGGTCAGCGACACCGGTAAGTACAGCGCCAACTTCCGAGAACTCAGCGCCATTATCGGCAGTAACTGACTTCATGATTGATCCGTATTCTTGACAGATCTTGGCCAGCTCATAGTTGACTGAATCGGCATCACGACCATCGATCAAACGTAGAATTTGGCAGCGGGATTGACGCTCGATCAGCGTTAAGATCACACTCTCTTGACCGTTGCGCTTGCCCACCACGGTGTCCAATTCGAAATGGCCGAACTCTTGGCGCTGGTCGATACTTTTAGGCCGTTCATCAATACTCCGTCCGGCCAGACGCTTGTGCTTGATCGAGTGATGATGTTTAGCACGGTGGCGCGTTTTTTCGAGTAGATCAAGATTACGGACTTCAAGTAACTGGGCATCAATATAGTGGTATAGCGTCTTGGTCGAGACCATCTCCTCAGGTTGATATAAGCCTTCAAGTTGGGCCCGTCCTACTGCTGCATCAGGCGACCAACCATCTTGACGCAAATGAGTCGTAAAATAGTCGATAAAATCAGCGACACCGACGAGTTTCAAAGGTCGATGACAGTGGGCTCGATTAGCTTCGTACTTAGCTTGTGCTGTTTCTGGTGAGTATACAGCGTAATATTGGCGTTGACTATTCACTTTTTTTACTTGGTCGATCTCGCCGCGGCACAATTCATTATTGATTGTTTGATGACAAACATTAAGCGCTCTGGCAATTGCACGATTGGAATAGCCTTGGCTGTGCAGCGTAGCAATTCTGCCTCGTTCAAACGAAGTTAGGTGCTGACCTTTTTTTCTGACTGTGGTATTCTGTTCTTGCATCAAGACAATAACCTCTTTCATTGTTTGTGTAGGAACATCAATGATAACAGAGATTTGTCTGGGTGTTTTTTATTTTATCAATTAGCTAAAAGTATTTGGCTAACTTGATTATAAAACGCGCGATAAGAAAGATTTCGTAAAAGAAATAACGGCACGTGACGACGATTTTGCTAAATGGTATACCGACACTGTTTTAAAAGCGGGTATGGCTGATTATTCACCAGTTCGAGGCGCAATGATTATTTTACCTTATGGCTATCAAATTTGGGAGAATATCAAACAAGAGTTTGACGGTATGTTGAAAGAAACTGGGCATGAAGATATGGCGATGCCGTTATTGATCCCAGAAAGCTTATTAGCTAAGGAAAGTGAATTGATCAAGGGTTTTGCTCCTGAAGTTGCGTGGGTAACTCAAGGTGGTACAGAAAAGCTTCAAGAGCGTTTAGCGATTCGGCCAACTTCGGAAGTTCTTTTTAGTGATTATTATGCTCGAGCAGTACATTCCTATCGAGATCTACCACTTAAATATAATCAATGGGTCAGCGTCATGCGCTGGGAAAAAACGACCCGACCATTTTTAAGGACGTCAGAATTCTACTGGCAAGAAGGCCATACGGTTCATGCGACAGCGCAAGAATCTCATGAAGAGACGATTGCAATACTGAATATGTATGAAAAAGTAATTAATCAGTTTTTAGCTATTCCCACACTTAAAGGTCAAAAGACGGAAAGTGAAAAGTTTGCTGGCGCTTATCAAACTTTCACCCTTGAATCAATGATGGCTGATGGTCGGGCGTTACAATCAGCCACGTCGCATGATTTTAACGATAAGTTTGCTAAAGCTTTTAATATTAAATATTTAGATAATAAAGGTCAGCAGCAGTATGCTTATCAGACATCGTGGGGTTTATCGACACGAATTATTGGTGGTTTAATTATGGTTCATGGCGATGATCGTGGTTTGAAATTACCACCACGTGTAGCACCAACACAAGTTGTTATCATCCCAATTGCGCCAAATGATGAAGTTGTCCAAGCCGCTACTGAAATTATGACTGATCTACAAGCTGATACTCGGGTCAAAATGGATCAAAGTGATAAAAAACCGGGTTGGAAATTTAATGAATATGAAATGCGTGGTGTACCGCTTCGATTAGAAATAGGGCCACGTGATTTAAAGCAACAGCAAGTCGTGCTTGTGCGCCGTGATACGGGTGAGAAGATTGTAACGCCAATTGCTAATGTGCATACCAAGGTCAATGAATTATTAGAAGCAATTCAAGCTAATCTTTATCAAATGGCTAAGGATCACTTAGAGGCTAATATATTTACCGCAACCGATATGACTGAATTTAAAAAGAATTTAGGTAATCATCGTGGTTTCGTTAAAGCAATGTGGTGTGGTGATCCTAAATGCGAAGCTGCTATTCATTCAGAAACCAAAGCGACTGCACGCTGTCTTCCTTTTGAACAGGAACAACTATCTGATAAATGTGTTTATTGTGGTCAGCCAGCTGAAAAATTAGTTACTTGGGCACAGGCTTATTAGACGACGCGAAATCGACGGAGTCTTATTTTAGGAGGGTTAACGTGGGAAAGAAAATAGTTATCGTTGGCGGTGTAGCTGGGGGTGCCTCAGTAGCAGCACGAGTACGTCGCTTAGATGGAGCGGCAGAAATCACAATGTTTGAAAAAGGACCCAATGTCTCATTCTCAAATTGTGCGTTACCGTATTATCTTAGCGGAACTGTTGAAAATGCCGATGATATCGTATTAATGACACCAGAAAAATTTAAACAACGGTACAATATTAATGCACGAACAGAAACTGAAGTTACCGATGTGGATGCAGAACGACAAATGGTTACGTACATTGATCAACGTACAGGTGAGCAAGCACAACAAAGTTATGACGAACTTTTTCTTGCTCCAGGTGCGACGCCAATATTGCCAAAAGCAATTAAAGGAATTACAAGTCCAAATGTCTTTACTGTCCGTAATGTTCCTGATATTGAAAAACTACAGAATTATTTGATCAGTAATGATATCCAAAAAGTGACAGTGATCGGTGGCGGCTTTATTGGCTTAGAAATTGCAGAAAATTTAATTAAGGCTGGTCGCAAAGTGGCTTTGATCGAAGCCACATCGCATGTTATGCAACCACTAGATGAAGACATGGCACAGATCCTGCACAAAGAATTGATCGATAATGGTGTTAATTTAATTGTATCTGATGCTGTTGCTGAAATCAGCAAGGATGAAGTTACTTTAAAATCAGGTAAAAAGATTGCAACTGAAGCCGTTATTGCTGCTATTGGTGTACAACCAGAAGTTACCTTGGCCCAAAAAATAGGGGTTCGTTTAGGTGAAACTGGTGCGATTGCAGTTAATCATCATTACCAAACTAATTTGCCACATATCTACGCTGTTGGTGATGCAATTGAAGTCACTAATATGATAACTCGGAAAAAGCAACGACTAGATCTAGCTTTTCCTGCGCAAATGGAAGCGCGGCATGCAGCTGATCATATTTATGGTCGGACAACCCAACAGCGAGGCGTTTTGGGGTCACAAGTGATCCGACTATTCCATTTGAATGCTGCTTCAACTGGCCTAACTGAAAAACAGTGTGATGAGCAAGGTATTAACTATAGTGCGGTTACGGTTATTCCCAAAGATAAAGTTGGCTTAATGCCCAATGCACATTCATTATTCTTAAAATTGATTTTTGGGTGCCCAACAGGAGAAATTCTCGGTGCGCAAGCAATTGGAATGAGTGAAGTTGATAAGCAAATTAACGTTATTGCAACTGCAATAACGTTACATGCCCATGTTGAAGATCTACAAGATTTAGAGCTTTGTTATCAACCGCTTTTTAGTACAACCAAAAATGCGGTGAATTTTGCTGGTTTAGTAGCCACTAATATTTTGAATGATGAATACAAGCAGGTGCCAGTGAGCGCTGTGAGACAGTTAGTTAAGGATAAGGCGTTTATTATTGATGCTCGTGAACGGGACGAATATACGCAAGGTCACGTTGAAGTGGCCGTTAATATTCCACTTAGCGAATTCAGAGATCGCTTGAGTGAAATCCCTAATGACCAGCCAGTTTATGTACACTATCTAACTAGTCTTCGTAGTTACAATATGGTTAGAGCATTGGTTAATTTAGGTTACACAAATGTACACAATATTGTTGGATCCTTCCTTGGTATATCAGAGTATAATTATTACCACGATTTAGTTGATGATCGTGAACCGATCGTGGATCATTATAAATTCGATTTAGAATAAGGCTGAATCGAATTTATAGTAGCCGTAAAATATCATTAAGGGATGTGTTATTCTCTACGTACAATACCCCTTAGGGTTGACACTTTAAATAATAAAAGTGTGAATCCTAGGGGGTGTTTTGCATTGTAAGTTATTCAACTATTGAAAAGCTTAAATTACTTCATGATTATCAGAAATCGGATTATGGTTTAACGGTGTACTCCGATTACCATG
This is a stretch of genomic DNA from Loigolactobacillus coryniformis subsp. coryniformis KCTC 3167 = DSM 20001. It encodes these proteins:
- a CDS encoding ketopantoate reductase family protein; the protein is MHYGIIGAGAMGYRFGVLLQENAGVKVDFIDAWQPNVEKVREQGGVYAARNHENRHLVPIDIFYPEEYKGQPDAWIIFVKQMQLADVLKRCAPLFNDQQIAFSAMNGMGHIDKIRQYFADDKIIGGTAMIATVLNGPGDVDFIGEAGAGEMHMANYTEEINPQIKAVEADFKAANLNPIVTDNFMGTLMAKVVFNAVVNTLCTMFELTMGQFIEYPGAKEMATQLMNESYDACERAGIQMISTRQEEIDSVDYVSRIGNPLHYPSMYQDFSKGRPTEVDYINGYIAKLGREHDYVCRTHEFITHEVHLAEMMRKYKK
- a CDS encoding IS30 family transposase; translated protein: MQEQNTTVRKKGQHLTSFERGRIATLHSQGYSNRAIARALNVCHQTINNELCRGEIDQVKKVNSQRQYYAVYSPETAQAKYEANRAHCHRPLKLVGVADFIDYFTTHLRQDGWSPDAAVGRAQLEGLYQPEEMVSTKTLYHYIDAQLLEVRNLDLLEKTRHRAKHHHSIKHKRLAGRSIDERPKSIDQRQEFGHFELDTVVGKRNGQESVILTLIERQSRCQILRLIDGRDADSVNYELAKICQEYGSIMKSVTADNGAEFSEVGAVLTGVADLYYAHPYRSSERGTNEAHNRMIRRDVPKGLSMDILGPHDIQAVESKLNNLPRRQTGYQTPKELFSAASAG
- the proS gene encoding proline--tRNA ligase → MTARDDDFAKWYTDTVLKAGMADYSPVRGAMIILPYGYQIWENIKQEFDGMLKETGHEDMAMPLLIPESLLAKESELIKGFAPEVAWVTQGGTEKLQERLAIRPTSEVLFSDYYARAVHSYRDLPLKYNQWVSVMRWEKTTRPFLRTSEFYWQEGHTVHATAQESHEETIAILNMYEKVINQFLAIPTLKGQKTESEKFAGAYQTFTLESMMADGRALQSATSHDFNDKFAKAFNIKYLDNKGQQQYAYQTSWGLSTRIIGGLIMVHGDDRGLKLPPRVAPTQVVIIPIAPNDEVVQAATEIMTDLQADTRVKMDQSDKKPGWKFNEYEMRGVPLRLEIGPRDLKQQQVVLVRRDTGEKIVTPIANVHTKVNELLEAIQANLYQMAKDHLEANIFTATDMTEFKKNLGNHRGFVKAMWCGDPKCEAAIHSETKATARCLPFEQEQLSDKCVYCGQPAEKLVTWAQAY
- a CDS encoding FAD-dependent oxidoreductase gives rise to the protein MGKKIVIVGGVAGGASVAARVRRLDGAAEITMFEKGPNVSFSNCALPYYLSGTVENADDIVLMTPEKFKQRYNINARTETEVTDVDAERQMVTYIDQRTGEQAQQSYDELFLAPGATPILPKAIKGITSPNVFTVRNVPDIEKLQNYLISNDIQKVTVIGGGFIGLEIAENLIKAGRKVALIEATSHVMQPLDEDMAQILHKELIDNGVNLIVSDAVAEISKDEVTLKSGKKIATEAVIAAIGVQPEVTLAQKIGVRLGETGAIAVNHHYQTNLPHIYAVGDAIEVTNMITRKKQRLDLAFPAQMEARHAADHIYGRTTQQRGVLGSQVIRLFHLNAASTGLTEKQCDEQGINYSAVTVIPKDKVGLMPNAHSLFLKLIFGCPTGEILGAQAIGMSEVDKQINVIATAITLHAHVEDLQDLELCYQPLFSTTKNAVNFAGLVATNILNDEYKQVPVSAVRQLVKDKAFIIDARERDEYTQGHVEVAVNIPLSEFRDRLSEIPNDQPVYVHYLTSLRSYNMVRALVNLGYTNVHNIVGSFLGISEYNYYHDLVDDREPIVDHYKFDLE